AAGTTATTGGTGTTATCACTTCTCTCCCTTCGGCAAATACGCCTGGTGCCATCACTGCGACTTCCTTGAAAAGAACTGAAAACTCGGTACTGTTGAAATCGGAAAGCGATTAATGTGTTGAGGCTAGAGAAAAAAGTAAAAAAAGAACTGGCTGGTGGATTAAATAAATCATTAAACTATGTTGCCCTAATACAGAGAGCGCCTTGATTTTTAGACTTTTTTTATGGTTTAAGAATGGTGCGCTGGCGACACCTATAAAATATAAGCCTAACCAAGGAAACAGAGGGGCGTAATCCTCAGTGGCCGGTTTGAGAGAGTTCAAACCAATCCAATTTAAGTAATTGGGATTCATTACAGATAACTGACACGTATTAGAGATTAACAATATCAGGGTGCCCAACATAGCTAAACTTTTTTTGTTTTCCCTAATGGGGTAGGTCACCATTGTGGCGATTAAAAAAAAATGTATGACCCCAAAATAGATAAAACGATTGCCGAATAAGAAATAAGTGACAATAGAGATAGTCACCGCTGATAAAAAGAGTTTAGTGATTCGTTTTATAAAATGAGTATGATTATTTGGTGCGAATGAAATGCTGACCCCTGAGATAAAGACAAACCAAGCAACAATGACAGTGCGCCAAGTTGTCCAAAATGAACTCTCTAAGATATTAAACTGCGTGTAATGAAAGTAGTTCAAGTCATAACAAAAATGGAAGACTACCATCATACAAATGGCCATACCCCTTAATTCATCAATGAAAAGTAGTCGGGCAATTTTACTGTTGTTGATGTTCGATGGAGATGCCATTGGAGAGTTTGGGTTGGGAATGAAGTGACAGAGTTTCTGAGCGACCTTGACGCTCTATAATGATATGATCGCTAGTCACTGTTTTTAGAAGAATCCCAGCACTAATTTCGTGTCTCTCACGATAGGGTTTAGGTGGGCTGTTATTAATGCTGATGACAGCAATTCCGTGATGCTGGTCGCTGACAATGACCCCATTTAATACTAAGCTGGCGTTAAGTAAGCTTGGCCCAATGAACACATTCTTGGCATCTTGATATACGGTGTTCCCTGGCTTGTCTAAAGGATGGACAGGGATAGGTTGAGGAGGGGGGGCTAACAATAGGCTGGCCCAGTGACCTACTGTGACAGATAGAATTAGTAAGCTGATAAACCAACTAAATTGTTTGGTGAGATCGCTTTTAGAACGTAATTGCCAATTTTTTAGCATCATAATAACTCAAAGAAATGGCTATAATTAACAGGAATAAAGGTAAAATAATGACATTTAGAGTCTATTGTATGGAACGACATCACACTAAGCAACCCGCCTCTTGTCATCAATCAGGCTTTTCTTTGATTGAAATTATGGTGGTCATGATTATCATTGGTATTCTTGCTGCCTTAATTATTCCCCGTGTCATGGATCGTCCTGATCAAGCAAGGCAAATTGCTGCAAAGCAAGATATTGCTACGGTTGTGCAAGCATTAAAGCTTTACCGTCTTGACAATGGCCGCTACCCCACTACTGAGCAGGGGTTAATAGCACTCGTGAAGCTACCAAGCCTTGAACCTGTTCCAAATAACTGGAAGTCCTACTTGGACACTATGCCTAAAGACCCATGGGGTAATCCCTATCAATACCTGAATCCTGGCCAGCATGGCGAAATCGATGTGTGGAGTTCTGGTGCTGATGGTAAAACTGGCGGTGAAGGAAATGATGCAGATATCGGTAATTGGTAACAATAACTCTGGTTTTAGTTTGATTGAGTTGTTGGTTGTACTGGTTATTATGGGTGTTTCCTTTGCTATGGTTACCTTATCGATTCATGTGGCTGATCCATCAACACTTGAAGGAGATGCCAAACGACTGGTGGCAACCATTAACCAAGCTCATGATCTCGAGGATTTGTCAGGCTCTCCCATATGGATGACAATTAATTGTGAGCAATGGCGTTTTTTTGATACCAGTTCGGGTACACAGCAACCCATGAATAAAGAGGAGGTGGCTGGAGGAGAGTTTAAATCTCAATTAAAGAGTATTACCATTAATGAGACAGAGATGGGTTGTACTCAGGAAGGTTCATTAAAATTAGTGATTAATGATGATCCGTCGCCTACTAAATTAATATTAACTACAGACAAGCAATCCTTAATAATTGCTTCCGACTCCTTAGATCGCTTTAGTATTCAATGACCATGAGTAAGAGAGGCTTTACCCTCATTGAAGTATTAATCGCTCTGTTTGTGGTAGCCATCACTTTGGCTGCATCAATGCGTGCACTGAGCGTGGTCACTCGGGTAGGAGGAGATTTGCCACCAAGGTTTGCAGCGCAACTCAGTGCTGATAATGTTCTAGCTAATGCCAACTTGAATGATCAATGGCCAGGGATCGGAGTCTATAAAACCGATTGTTCCCAAGGAGATTGGCTCCTGCGTTGCCAATTAACCGTCAGTGCTACGCCCAACCCCTCTATTCGACGTCTTGAGGTGGTGGTTGTCCAAGATCATGACAATACTGTTTTGGCTACCGTTGTCACGCTAATGGCTAATAGAGGTGGTCATGTTCTCTAAAGCCCATGGATTCACATTAATTGAAGTCATGGTAGCACTCCTTCTAATGGCTATTCTCTCCGTATTATCTTGGCGGGCCCTAGATGCCATGAGTAGAACCAGAGATACGCTAAATAGCCATGGTCAGCAGGATGATCAATTAAAGGCTTTATTTAACCTTTGGGAAAAAGATTGCCATCAGTTGGTGATGGGGGCAGATGGGGTACTTACTGTTCCCGTTTATATGGATAGTAGTGAGACGGTTCTTCTCAAAGAAAAAACCCTGGCTAATGGAGTTCATCGTCCTATAGTGGTGATTTATGAGTTAGAGAATAATCAATTAATTCGATTAGAAAGTCGTGGCTTAAATACTCGTCAAGAGTTGATGCGTGTCTGGAGTAATGCCTTAAATCATCATTTAACAACAGATTTAGGATTATTGAATAGGGAAGTACTCTTAGAATCCGTTGATGCCTTGTCATCGAGTACTTTTTTTGATGGTATGGGTTGGGTGAATAACAGTAATCAATTCAATGCAGCCATAACCTCTCAGAAGCACCCGCGGGAAGTTATCCTACGTGCTTTAGAGCTTTCTGTCTTATTGACGCATCAATCTGAGCCCTTTCATAAAATCGCCTTGACAGGAGTGGATTAAGACATGAGAAGGGAGCGCGGGGCGGCGATTTTAGCGGCACTTTTAGTGGTTGTCCTTGCTACCACTATTGTCGCCGGACTCATGGCTAGCCAAGAAATACGACTTAAATCATTAGATAATCAAAGATTAAGAGATCAAATGAATTGGTTGTCAGAGGGTGCTCTTGATTGGGTTCGCTTAATCTTAAAAGAGGATTTATACCAAACCAAAGCCGTGGATCATCTGGGGGAAGTATGGGCGATTCCCATTAGTGAAACTTCCTTGGCCGACTTTTTGAAAACCAGAGCGTTGTCGGGGACCATGTTTTCCTATGATGAAGAAACTTTCTTTGCTGGCCATATTGTTGATGCGAATGCTCGCTTTAACCTCACATCCTTGATTGATACTGTTAATGATCCAAGACAAGGAGGTTTTCTTATTGCCACGAAAATCAATCTCGAAGCCGTCAATATGTTTGCGAGAATTCTATTACATGTTGGTTTAGATCCCCAACTATCTATGCCTGTTGCTCAATGGCTATTAAACAGCCATCGACCTCTTGGCGAGGAGCAAGATATGCCGCTCCCTATCCTCTCGGTGCCTGACCTGAGAGTCATTATTCCCAGTATCTCCGATAGTCAACTGGCCGCTCTCGAACAACTGGTTGTATTACTTCCTCGGCCTACTCCAATAAATATTAATACAGCCTCTGCTAGGGTATTATCGTTAACTTTAGGAATACCTATTGAGCTCGCGCAACAATTGATTAATGATCGACAGCAAAAGTACTTTGTAGACTATGCTAGTATCGCATCACGTATCAAAGCCAGTATTCCTGCCTGGACACCTGTAACACAAAGAAATGTTGATGTAAAAACGGATTATTTTTTCGTATTAGAGCAACTCAGAAAAAGAGAGTTGATAATACGACGATTTGCACTGATTTCTAGAATTCAGTCAATTAATAATGCAACTCAAGTTTTGCATGTGGGAAATGGCTACCCTTTGGGCTTGACATTTGATGGAGTATAAGAACAATTGAGTCAATTATGGATAAAATTACCGGAGCGAGCTCGGCATCAAGAGGAGGATGCTTTTATCCATGCTCTCGAGTTTGTTCTAACTCAAGATAGCGTTCCCTATAACAGGCTGCAAAGTGGGGAAGCCTATATTGATGAGCTACCTGTTGCCGATGAAGTGATCTTGATCATGTCCGCACGCGATGTCTTGATATTAGAAAAAACCACAGATATCTTAAGTGTATTAACAGGGCAACGTCTCAACCAAGCCTTGCCAAGCTTATTAGAAGATGAAGTTCTTTACTTTGATAGGAACCATGTGGCGATCTGGCGTGACCCTGAGAATTCTGCCCATATGGCCTTTGCTATTACTGATAAAGGTTGGCTGAGACAAGTATTAGGGAAATTTAATGAGATATTTAAACACGTACCAGTGAGAGTGATCCCTGCCAGCTACTTCCAAGAAGTAGGCAGTATAGTCTCTCTCTCAAATGATGATGACCATGCAGGGAATTGGGCCTGTTTCCGCAAAGGGGAACATGAGACCCATCTTATCCCCTTGCAACATAACGACTTTTTAAGTAGTCATCATTTGTCACTGGAGCAGTTAATTCATACGCCACTACTCAATCGGATTAGTCATTTCACTGACCCATACATCAATTTATGTCAGTTTGAATTTGCCGATAAACATTTAGGATGGCGTGCGCTATGGGGGAAGTGGAAGGGAGTATTAATAGTATTGTTTGTCTCACTGATAATTGAAACCTTAGGAATCAATATTTATTGGTTAACTCTTGCATATCAACAGCGTCAGTTGTTACAAGAAGAACGGCAAGTGGCTCAGTTGATTATTCCCCAATTACCTAAGGATATTAATCCTGAATTAGTCCTTCGGCATGAGTGGCAAGTGGCCAATCAGACGGCTCCAACTAGTGATAAAGACTTTATGGTATTGTGTGCAAAATTAGCGCAAATCATGATTCATCAACCCACTGATGCCGTGACAAAAATCAAGTATCATCAAGGAGAGTTAGATGTAACACTGAAGCCTGGTGTTAATATTGATATGGTTAAACAAGATGCGCTAACTAAACGCGTGACTATCAATAGTTTAGGGGGTGGTGTATGGCAGATAAAATAATAAGACGTGTGACTCAAGAAAGTGCCCGTATCTGGTTTGGACTTAATGTTAGGGAAAGAAAGCTGGTATTTTTACTTTTTTGTCTCCTGTCTTGCCTGATTTACTATTTTATTCTCATTGCCCCCGCTCAAATGGGTGTAAGACATTTGAATAATAATCTTATGGTACAGCGACAGACTCTATCTACCATGCATTCAATGGCCCAGGATATGTTAACCCTTCATCAACATCAGCAGGCCATACTCAGAGATCCTAAAAAAATTGAAGAA
This sequence is a window from Ferrovum sp. JA12. Protein-coding genes within it:
- the gspL gene encoding type II secretion system protein GspL — its product is MSQLWIKLPERARHQEEDAFIHALEFVLTQDSVPYNRLQSGEAYIDELPVADEVILIMSARDVLILEKTTDILSVLTGQRLNQALPSLLEDEVLYFDRNHVAIWRDPENSAHMAFAITDKGWLRQVLGKFNEIFKHVPVRVIPASYFQEVGSIVSLSNDDDHAGNWACFRKGEHETHLIPLQHNDFLSSHHLSLEQLIHTPLLNRISHFTDPYINLCQFEFADKHLGWRALWGKWKGVLIVLFVSLIIETLGINIYWLTLAYQQRQLLQEERQVAQLIIPQLPKDINPELVLRHEWQVANQTAPTSDKDFMVLCAKLAQIMIHQPTDAVTKIKYHQGELDVTLKPGVNIDMVKQDALTKRVTINSLGGGVWQIK
- a CDS encoding type II secretion system protein N; the protein is MMLKNWQLRSKSDLTKQFSWFISLLILSVTVGHWASLLLAPPPQPIPVHPLDKPGNTVYQDAKNVFIGPSLLNASLVLNGVIVSDQHHGIAVISINNSPPKPYRERHEISAGILLKTVTSDHIIIERQGRSETLSLHSQPKLSNGISIEHQQQ
- a CDS encoding PulJ/GspJ family protein, whose protein sequence is MFSKAHGFTLIEVMVALLLMAILSVLSWRALDAMSRTRDTLNSHGQQDDQLKALFNLWEKDCHQLVMGADGVLTVPVYMDSSETVLLKEKTLANGVHRPIVVIYELENNQLIRLESRGLNTRQELMRVWSNALNHHLTTDLGLLNREVLLESVDALSSSTFFDGMGWVNNSNQFNAAITSQKHPREVILRALELSVLLTHQSEPFHKIALTGVD
- the gspM gene encoding type II secretion system protein GspM; protein product: MADKIIRRVTQESARIWFGLNVRERKLVFLLFCLLSCLIYYFILIAPAQMGVRHLNNNLMVQRQTLSTMHSMAQDMLTLHQHQQAILRDPKKIEELILGIAQKHGLQGLQVTNVGDVKHHRWQLSGKNITFSDWIALLEELHQKTLLEVDVLTAIRSLEPGQVNLIAELQE
- the gspK gene encoding type II secretion system minor pseudopilin GspK produces the protein MRRERGAAILAALLVVVLATTIVAGLMASQEIRLKSLDNQRLRDQMNWLSEGALDWVRLILKEDLYQTKAVDHLGEVWAIPISETSLADFLKTRALSGTMFSYDEETFFAGHIVDANARFNLTSLIDTVNDPRQGGFLIATKINLEAVNMFARILLHVGLDPQLSMPVAQWLLNSHRPLGEEQDMPLPILSVPDLRVIIPSISDSQLAALEQLVVLLPRPTPININTASARVLSLTLGIPIELAQQLINDRQQKYFVDYASIASRIKASIPAWTPVTQRNVDVKTDYFFVLEQLRKRELIIRRFALISRIQSINNATQVLHVGNGYPLGLTFDGV
- the gspG gene encoding type II secretion system major pseudopilin GspG, with translation MERHHTKQPASCHQSGFSLIEIMVVMIIIGILAALIIPRVMDRPDQARQIAAKQDIATVVQALKLYRLDNGRYPTTEQGLIALVKLPSLEPVPNNWKSYLDTMPKDPWGNPYQYLNPGQHGEIDVWSSGADGKTGGEGNDADIGNW
- the gspI gene encoding type II secretion system minor pseudopilin GspI, producing MSKRGFTLIEVLIALFVVAITLAASMRALSVVTRVGGDLPPRFAAQLSADNVLANANLNDQWPGIGVYKTDCSQGDWLLRCQLTVSATPNPSIRRLEVVVVQDHDNTVLATVVTLMANRGGHVL
- a CDS encoding prepilin-type N-terminal cleavage/methylation domain-containing protein yields the protein MVKLAVKEMMQISVIGNNNSGFSLIELLVVLVIMGVSFAMVTLSIHVADPSTLEGDAKRLVATINQAHDLEDLSGSPIWMTINCEQWRFFDTSSGTQQPMNKEEVAGGEFKSQLKSITINETEMGCTQEGSLKLVINDDPSPTKLILTTDKQSLIIASDSLDRFSIQ
- a CDS encoding heparan-alpha-glucosaminide N-acetyltransferase → MASPSNINNSKIARLLFIDELRGMAICMMVVFHFCYDLNYFHYTQFNILESSFWTTWRTVIVAWFVFISGVSISFAPNNHTHFIKRITKLFLSAVTISIVTYFLFGNRFIYFGVIHFFLIATMVTYPIRENKKSLAMLGTLILLISNTCQLSVMNPNYLNWIGLNSLKPATEDYAPLFPWLGLYFIGVASAPFLNHKKSLKIKALSVLGQHSLMIYLIHQPVLFLLFSLASTH